The genomic segment GGATCTCGAACTACACGTCTGGCGGCAAAAAAACGGGCAAGATACCGGCAAGATGGTGCAATACCAGGCGAAAAACGTCTCGCCTGACAGTTCCTTCCTCGAGATGATGGACCAGGTCAACGAAGAGCTGGTGGGCAAGGGTGAAGACCCGATTGCCTTTGACCATGACTGTCGCGAAGGTATTTGTGGCACGTGTTCGATGGTCATCAACGGTAAGGCGCACGGCGGCCAAAAAGGCACCACTACCTGCCAGTTGCATATGCGGAAATTCAAAAACGGCGACAAGATCTATATCGAACCCTGGAGAGCCAAGGGTTTTCCCGTACTTAAGGATCTTGTTGTAAACCGTGGCGCGTTCGATCGCATCATTGCGGCGGGCGGCTTCGTATCCGTGAACACAGGCGGCGTTCCCGATGCCAACGCCATTCCCGTGCCTAAAGAGAAGGCAGATGTGGCGATGGACGCGGCGGAATGTATTGCATGCGGTGCCTGTGTT from the Oligoflexus sp. genome contains:
- a CDS encoding succinate dehydrogenase/fumarate reductase iron-sulfur subunit, with amino-acid sequence MDLELHVWRQKNGQDTGKMVQYQAKNVSPDSSFLEMMDQVNEELVGKGEDPIAFDHDCREGICGTCSMVINGKAHGGQKGTTTCQLHMRKFKNGDKIYIEPWRAKGFPVLKDLVVNRGAFDRIIAAGGFVSVNTGGVPDANAIPVPKEKADVAMDAAECIACGACVAACKNASAMLFVAAKVSHLANLPQGQPERMQRVLNMVEQMDAEGFGNCTNYFECEAACPKSISVKFIAQMNRDYLKASLTHEKAVAKE